From the Entomomonas sp. E2T0 genome, one window contains:
- the dnaG gene encoding DNA primase produces MAGLIPQSFIDDLLNRADIVDVVGSRIQLKKSGKNYSACCPFHHEKTPSFTVSPDKQFYYCFGCGASGSALGFIMEYDHLDFPQAVEVLAKQMGLDIPYEESSLSKGQRQSVDSPLYSLLSKATEFYQQALRTHPAKQIAVDYFKQRGLTGVIARDFGLGFAPPGWNNLIKSLDADDAQQKLLIDAGLVVENADNGRRYDRFRDRVMFPIRDTKGRVIAFGGRVLGDDKPKYLNSPETPIFHKSEVLYGLYEVRKNNRHLDEIIVLEGYMDVIAMAQFGFTNGVATLGTATSEEHVKRLFRIVNNILFCFDGDTAGRKAAWRALESALPHLQDGRKIRFLFLPDGEDPDSLIRAEGEDAFRARISQQAQSLTDYFFTHLMEDAAPNSLEGKAHLASVVTPLLSKMPNSGLKTLMYQKLEDLTGLDQSHLLAIKPISKQPVKNPYNVSAVPEIAINKGTKKIKLAPAMLALRHLLQRPILITKLDNIIDLKEVEGSYGKLLLKTIALLAKEPHLNNFQLMGKLASYDKEGLLANLLNEEPLVNNEENLEKEFIDTILMLIKQQSETQLDRLLKKGSALTDEEKSQLTELLANKAKTK; encoded by the coding sequence ATGGCTGGCTTAATACCACAATCTTTTATTGATGACTTATTGAATCGCGCAGATATTGTTGACGTGGTAGGGAGTCGTATTCAACTAAAAAAGAGTGGTAAAAACTACTCAGCTTGTTGTCCTTTTCACCATGAAAAAACACCTTCCTTTACTGTAAGCCCTGATAAGCAATTTTATTATTGTTTTGGTTGTGGTGCTTCTGGTAGTGCACTGGGTTTTATCATGGAATATGATCACTTAGATTTTCCTCAAGCAGTAGAAGTATTAGCTAAGCAGATGGGGCTGGATATTCCTTATGAGGAAAGTTCATTAAGCAAAGGTCAACGACAATCTGTTGATTCACCATTATATTCTTTATTATCAAAAGCTACCGAGTTTTATCAGCAAGCACTAAGAACACACCCAGCCAAACAAATAGCTGTAGATTATTTTAAACAACGAGGCTTAACTGGAGTTATTGCTCGTGATTTTGGGTTAGGTTTTGCGCCGCCAGGGTGGAATAATCTTATTAAGTCTTTAGACGCTGATGATGCACAACAGAAATTACTAATAGATGCAGGCTTAGTAGTAGAAAATGCTGACAATGGTCGTCGCTATGATCGTTTTCGTGATAGGGTAATGTTCCCTATTCGAGATACTAAAGGTAGGGTGATTGCTTTCGGCGGCAGGGTTTTAGGAGATGATAAACCTAAATACCTTAACTCCCCAGAAACACCTATTTTCCACAAAAGTGAAGTGCTTTATGGATTATATGAAGTCAGAAAAAATAATCGCCATTTAGACGAGATTATAGTATTAGAAGGCTATATGGATGTCATTGCTATGGCTCAGTTTGGTTTTACCAATGGCGTAGCTACTCTGGGTACGGCTACATCAGAGGAGCATGTAAAGCGATTATTTCGTATTGTTAACAACATATTATTTTGCTTTGATGGTGATACGGCAGGGCGTAAAGCTGCTTGGCGAGCCTTAGAGTCTGCCTTGCCTCATTTGCAAGATGGTCGAAAGATCAGATTTTTATTTTTACCTGATGGGGAAGACCCTGATAGTTTAATTCGGGCAGAGGGCGAGGATGCTTTTCGGGCGCGTATCAGTCAGCAAGCACAATCCTTGACGGATTATTTCTTTACTCATTTAATGGAGGATGCTGCACCTAATAGCTTGGAGGGAAAGGCTCACCTTGCCTCTGTGGTAACACCATTATTGAGTAAAATGCCCAATAGTGGCTTAAAAACACTTATGTACCAGAAGCTAGAAGATTTAACAGGGTTAGATCAAAGTCATTTATTAGCTATTAAGCCCATTTCAAAACAACCTGTAAAAAATCCTTATAATGTTAGTGCTGTACCTGAAATAGCCATTAATAAAGGTACTAAGAAGATTAAATTAGCACCTGCAATGCTTGCATTACGCCACTTATTACAACGACCAATCTTAATAACTAAATTAGATAATATTATTGATCTTAAAGAGGTTGAGGGTAGTTATGGTAAGCTATTGTTAAAAACAATTGCCTTATTAGCTAAAGAGCCTCATTTAAATAACTTCCAATTGATGGGTAAGTTAGCTAGTTATGATAAAGAGGGGCTATTAGCTAATTTATTAAATGAAGAACCATTAGTTAACAATGAAGAAAACCTTGAAAAAGAGTTTATAGACACCATATTAATGCTAATTAAGCAACAAAGTGAAACCCAGTTAGATAGGTTGCTTAAAAAAGGCAGTGCTTTAACAGATGAAGAAAAGAGCCAATTAACAGAATTACTTGCTAATAAAGCTAAGACGAAGTGA
- the rpoD gene encoding RNA polymerase sigma factor RpoD gives MSENQQSRLKELISRGREQGYLTYADVNDHLPEDISDPEQVEDIIRMINDMGINVYEVAPDEDSLLLSDANTDEVAAEEAAAVLAAVESDIGRTTDPVRMYMREMGTVDLLTREGEIEIAKRIEEGIRDVMSAIVHFPGPVEHVLAEYERITTENGRLSDLLIGYIDAENGDLSAEEIPLEIKEKEVAAKDDDLDDDEDEEASDSDDGDGESGPDPEEARIRFTAVAEQFAAVQKLMKKSSRKSAKVQEQLQTLADILMPIKLVPKQYDIVIGMVRQALSEVRKRERLIMQACVRNAKMPRTDFLRHFPSNETNVSWAAKIASGKSKYAEAMAEQVENIQALQQELLDIEENLGLKISEVKDINRRVSIGEAKTRRAKKEMVEANLRLVISIAKKYTNRGLQFLDLIQEGNIGLMKAVDKFEYRRGYKFSTYATWWIRQAITRSIADQARTIRIPVHMIETINKLNRISRQMLQEMGREPTPEELGERMDMPEDKIRKVLKIAKEPISMETPIGDDEDSHLGDFIEDATMQLPVDVATSESLKEATREVLSGLTAREAKVLRMRFGIDMNTDHTLEEVGRQFDVTRERIRQIEAKALRKLRHPTRSEHLRSFLDE, from the coding sequence ATGTCTGAAAACCAGCAATCCCGTTTAAAAGAATTGATTAGTCGTGGCCGTGAACAAGGCTATTTGACTTATGCGGATGTTAATGATCATTTGCCTGAGGATATTTCAGATCCAGAGCAGGTCGAAGATATCATTAGAATGATTAATGATATGGGGATTAACGTTTACGAAGTAGCCCCTGATGAAGATTCTTTACTACTATCAGATGCCAATACTGATGAAGTAGCAGCTGAAGAAGCTGCTGCTGTATTAGCGGCTGTTGAAAGTGATATTGGTCGTACTACAGACCCTGTGCGCATGTATATGCGAGAAATGGGGACGGTTGATCTGTTAACCCGTGAGGGTGAAATTGAAATCGCGAAGCGTATTGAAGAAGGTATTCGCGATGTAATGAGTGCTATTGTGCATTTTCCAGGTCCTGTAGAACATGTTCTAGCTGAATATGAACGTATTACTACAGAGAATGGTCGTTTATCTGATCTGCTCATTGGTTATATTGATGCGGAAAATGGTGACTTATCTGCTGAAGAAATCCCATTAGAAATTAAAGAAAAAGAAGTCGCTGCCAAAGATGATGATTTAGACGATGATGAAGATGAAGAAGCATCAGATTCAGACGATGGTGATGGCGAAAGTGGACCAGATCCAGAAGAGGCGCGGATTCGTTTTACAGCGGTAGCAGAGCAATTTGCAGCTGTACAAAAATTAATGAAAAAGAGCTCTCGTAAATCAGCCAAAGTACAAGAGCAATTACAGACGTTAGCTGATATCTTAATGCCTATTAAACTAGTACCTAAACAATATGATATTGTGATTGGTATGGTGCGTCAGGCATTAAGTGAAGTGCGTAAACGTGAACGTTTAATTATGCAAGCCTGTGTACGTAATGCCAAAATGCCACGTACTGACTTTTTACGCCATTTCCCTAGTAATGAAACCAATGTTAGTTGGGCTGCTAAAATTGCTAGTGGTAAAAGTAAATATGCTGAAGCAATGGCTGAGCAGGTAGAAAATATTCAAGCTTTACAACAAGAGCTATTGGATATTGAAGAAAACTTAGGCCTAAAAATCTCTGAAGTTAAAGATATTAACCGTCGTGTTTCTATTGGCGAAGCTAAAACACGTCGTGCTAAGAAAGAGATGGTGGAAGCAAACTTACGTTTAGTTATTTCTATTGCTAAGAAATATACTAATCGAGGCTTACAATTCTTAGACCTTATTCAAGAAGGTAATATCGGCCTAATGAAAGCGGTAGATAAGTTCGAATATCGTCGTGGTTATAAGTTCTCAACCTATGCTACTTGGTGGATTCGTCAAGCGATTACTCGCTCGATTGCAGACCAAGCTAGAACCATTCGTATTCCTGTGCATATGATTGAAACGATTAACAAACTAAATCGTATTTCACGTCAAATGCTACAAGAAATGGGACGTGAGCCAACACCTGAAGAGTTAGGTGAGCGCATGGATATGCCTGAGGATAAAATCCGTAAGGTACTAAAAATTGCCAAAGAACCTATCTCAATGGAAACACCCATTGGCGATGATGAAGATTCACATCTTGGCGACTTTATTGAAGACGCAACAATGCAATTACCTGTTGATGTGGCAACTTCTGAAAGTTTAAAAGAAGCGACTCGAGAAGTATTGTCAGGCTTAACTGCTCGTGAAGCAAAAGTACTAAGAATGCGCTTTGGTATTGATATGAATACTGACCACACATTAGAAGAGGTTGGTAGACAGTTCGATGTAACCCGTGAGCGGATACGTCAAATTGAAGCTAAGGCTTTAAGAAAACTACGTCATCCAACACGCAGTGAGCATCTGCGTTCGTTCTTAGACGAATAA
- a CDS encoding tyrosine-type recombinase/integrase — translation MRPKSPENRELPVRMIKRVRTLKNGKKLTYYFYNAKGTTSKQKEIPLGPDLDEAKIKWAEFEQTKEPLILKNRNKLGYLFDRYEREIVPTKAPRTQKDNLAELKQLRKAFEDAPTNAVKPHHIAQYRDARTAKTRANREMALLSHIYKYAIEWGIAKENPVAGVRKNKEKSRSYYADDEVFYSVYKYADQALKDMMMVAYLTGQRPADVLSIRMANITNEHLLIGQNKTGHKLRIRLINDDGPTGLGMLINNIISRKQEGGPYLISVNGKGITYSMLRNRFENARIDAMNEALSNKDQDLADRIKQFQFRDTRSKAASDMNDISAASKLLGHSKEKITRDVYIRIGQEVDPLER, via the coding sequence ATGCGACCTAAGAGTCCTGAAAATAGAGAATTACCAGTAAGAATGATAAAAAGAGTAAGGACCTTAAAAAACGGGAAAAAACTAACATATTATTTCTATAACGCCAAAGGTACAACATCAAAACAAAAAGAAATCCCACTAGGGCCTGACTTAGATGAAGCAAAAATAAAATGGGCCGAATTTGAACAAACAAAAGAGCCTTTAATATTGAAAAATAGAAACAAATTGGGTTATCTATTTGATAGATATGAAAGAGAAATAGTACCAACCAAAGCACCAAGGACCCAAAAAGATAACTTAGCAGAATTAAAACAACTAAGAAAAGCATTTGAAGATGCACCAACTAATGCTGTAAAACCGCATCATATAGCACAATACAGGGACGCTAGGACCGCGAAAACTAGGGCGAATAGAGAAATGGCCCTACTTTCTCATATCTATAAATATGCTATTGAATGGGGAATTGCAAAAGAAAACCCTGTAGCTGGTGTTCGTAAGAATAAAGAAAAAAGCAGGTCCTACTATGCTGATGATGAAGTATTTTATTCAGTATATAAATATGCGGACCAAGCATTAAAAGATATGATGATGGTTGCTTATTTAACGGGCCAACGCCCTGCTGATGTTCTTAGCATTAGAATGGCTAATATAACTAATGAACATTTACTCATAGGACAGAATAAAACAGGCCATAAATTACGAATTAGGCTTATCAATGATGATGGTCCTACAGGCTTAGGAATGTTAATCAACAACATTATTTCAAGAAAACAAGAAGGTGGGCCTTATTTAATATCTGTTAATGGTAAAGGTATAACCTACTCTATGTTAAGAAACAGGTTTGAAAATGCTAGGATTGATGCAATGAATGAAGCATTATCAAATAAAGATCAGGACCTAGCGGATAGAATTAAACAATTTCAATTTAGAGATACCAGGTCCAAAGCAGCTAGCGACATGAATGATATTAGTGCAGCTAGCAAACTTCTAGGTCATAGCAAAGAGAAAATAACTAGAGACGTTTATATTCGCATTGGTCAAGAGGTGGACCCACTCGAACGCTAA
- a CDS encoding DUF4224 domain-containing protein — protein sequence MSEVLTDEEVAEITGFIRSKQQKEWLIKNNWPFSVKKNGRPSVHRLVMRMKLGVPIENTQTDKEEEFILDLTKVG from the coding sequence ATGAGTGAAGTATTAACAGATGAAGAAGTGGCAGAAATCACTGGATTTATAAGGTCCAAACAACAAAAAGAATGGTTAATTAAAAATAATTGGCCTTTCTCAGTTAAAAAGAATGGCAGGCCCTCTGTACATAGACTAGTTATGCGCATGAAGTTAGGTGTGCCTATTGAAAACACACAAACAGATAAAGAAGAAGAATTTATATTAGATTTAACTAAGGTAGGATGA
- a CDS encoding helix-turn-helix transcriptional regulator translates to MPLNNLLNKLTKREREICILLINGYPAKQVGFELGIAEPTVKSLTTNIFNKLGINNKTQLVSFVFTDFIKNIANNSFSDPVEAANQFLISLQVKPT, encoded by the coding sequence ATGCCTTTAAATAACTTATTAAACAAACTAACTAAAAGAGAAAGAGAAATTTGTATTTTGTTAATCAATGGTTATCCAGCAAAACAAGTTGGTTTTGAGTTGGGAATTGCAGAACCAACCGTAAAAAGTCTTACGACAAACATATTTAATAAGCTAGGTATTAACAATAAAACACAGTTAGTCAGCTTTGTATTTACAGATTTTATTAAGAATATCGCTAATAACTCTTTTAGTGATCCAGTAGAAGCAGCTAATCAGTTCTTAATTAGTTTACAGGTAAAGCCTACTTAG